TTTTGTCCGCAATAACTTGTAACTTATCGTCGTAAAAGTTATCAATGGCATATAAAgtacaaattattttgcttCCTCTCTCCACGCAATATAACTATAAAAGAAAGTACAGaaatttaatcataaattaaagGTCTCTTTGTTAAACCTAAGGTATAGGTTATACCTAAAAGCCTATGCGAACGGGTGGTCAGAGTCGTAATTATCCTCATGGATTTCTCAGTCGTTCGtgttttgatttaaaaaaaaagatttaagaacgttttacatttaaacagttattacttatttttactttaagcgGTTTACCGTTTAAGAAAATGTGTCGTCAATAATCAACATTTCGAAGAAGTGCAAAGctagaaattaaaagattagagaagggtaaaaatatatattagctatatatatatagatgaaaATCAGTCTGGGAAACAAATTGGTCTGTGCACCTCGTCAATGTATTCACGCTTTGCTTCCTCCGAGCCTTGCAAAGTCCGAAGGAAGGTAGCGTACACTTCCGCATGTCCAGATGTGGAAAGGACGCTTTCTACATGGTGCACAGGTGCACAGCAAATAAAGCACTCAACGATATCGGCCGTTCGCACAGGCCTCTTAAAGTAACAGAAACACGGGTCGTCCGCGCGAGCAACGTATCGTTTGTGAACGGCCATGTAAGAGGATAAAAAGTAACAGTAGTAGTAGAGTAGCAGTTAAAGGTTTCAGTAACGTAGAGAGTTGCAGCTGCGCGAACGTAAGCGAacagttaaatatatataggtagGTAGTTGGAGTAGTTTTCCCTGGATGCAGGCCCTTGATGTGGTCAAGTGAGTAGTAGTCTTTAAATTCGTCTCTTTTTGTTGCGTGCGTCCGGCTTGTGTATACCAGTCGTCGGTCTGTGAAGACAAACagcaaaaattacattttctccTGCCGTTTTCCCCCCCCCTGCCCGAGGAGGatgaagaggaggaggaggtagaaacagagaaagagaaagagataaagagagagaaaaagagtgaTAGCGTCAGCAAAACAACGTCTCGGGGTGTACTACAACTATTACAAAGAAACGCCTCTCTTTTCCTTCGCGCCACACTACGCTACTCGTCTACTACTTACGAGAtacgcattttatattaaaacacgTTCAATTCTCGTCCTCGTCCATTCGTAACCGTTTCCGTCGGTCCTCGCCAACGTTTCGTTCCTCCGCCTCCAGCACCTTCAGCCGAGAACCACAGATTTCTTGACCGTGCAGAACCTAAGAAcgcattttaaatttagaaatactTATGTGGCGGGTCTCGAATAGGTACGCATGTCTCGGAATATACACAGATTGTAAAAAAGGAAAGGTGCTATACCTCAATGGCCTCGTTCGCGCTGCTGACGCTGGCGTATTTCGCGTACCCGCAATTCTTGCCGGGTAACATATATACATCTATTAGGTTCCCAAACCTACAAAACGCATCCTTCATAGCGTAGATAGGCGGCACCGGTGGACCGCACACGATGAAACATCTCTTAGCAACTTCAGCATCTATACTCGCCATCGGTTGTACTGGTGGGAGCTTCACGGATATGTGGTCTAAGCCTGAAGTGAAAAATGCAACGGTATTTGACGCACAACGTATTTATTTTGTCAGCGCGCCGAGCGCCGAATTTACTTACTCGGTGCAGTCAGACCTGCCGCTTGAATCAACGACGTGGCTTGAGCAATGGTCTCCGCCAGATGTGCCAGATCCGTTCTCGCGCTAGCGACGCTGCCGGTCGTCGATCCGCCGGGTTTCGACGCGCTTTTCGGCGGAGGGCTCGTTAGATCCGGTTTGACGATCATCCGATGACCAGGCGGATATTCAAAACCGTGAAACTTCTCGCGCGCGTACGCCGCCGCGCTCGGATTGTTGTACACCACTACGGCTTGGCCGCGCGGCATCCTGTATCTCACGTCGGTCTTCAAGTGGCAGTAGTCCATCCCAGGCACTATGTCGAACAGCTTCCACAGCTGGTCCTGATTCAGGGCCGGATGCGCGATCACCTGCAGACGCGTGTAACCGTCCGAATTGGAATAGTTAGTGGCGATCTCCAGGCTGATGCTGCTCTTGCCGAAGTTCGAGGAGCCGTAACTCCCGCTGGAGCCGTCGTACGTGGCACTGGACAGTCCGTTGTTGTACTTGGCTTCGTTGTGATCGGGTTTTGGCTTCTTCGGCTCGGCGAACACCGCCTTGTACTTCCTGTCGCACTCCTCGAACGCCCGTGCCGCGCTGGACACCTTCTTAAACTTGACGTAGCCGAAGCCTTTAGATTCATTCGTGCTGCGATCCTTGACCACAGTGGCGTACTCGATCACGCCGAACTTGGAGAATTCCTGTTGCAGCTCGCCGTCAGTCATTGTTTTCGGTAATACGCAGAATAAGCGTACCCACCTCTCCTCTTCGTTCGTCTCGCGCACGGAACCCTGATCCCGGCTGCGAACGGTCGTTGAAAACAAAATACTGATTAGTGACGGATACATATATTCAAAGCGGATGTGAAAAAGCGAACGGACACGGTGGGGAGGGCTTACTTCGAGGCGATCATCACTTTAATTGGCCTGCCGACGGAGCCCAGCATCTTGCCGTTCATCTCCTCCAGGGCGAACGCCGCCTCTGACGTTTTGGAGAACTTGATGTACGTGACTCCTAGGGGAACAAATGACAACATTGACAACGGCGGGCATTAGCCATTACTCATTAGGCACTTTAGGCAGGGATACGCCGGTATACGCCGGGAACTCCGGGAAGAGAAACAGACGACGCGGGTGGTAATACCTTTCCCGGACGAGAATAAGAGAATAAAGGGACCGCGTATCAAAAGGGAAAGGTTAAGCGCGCAACGTGCCGATCGGAGAGCATATCGGATTTAATCTCTTTATCCACGCGACACGCGACAACGCGCGACAAGTCACCTTTATTCTCGCCCGTGTTGCGATCCTTAACAACCCAGATGTCCTCGATCTTGCCGAACTTCTCGAACGCCTTCCTGAGGTCATCCTCGTCGAGGCTTTTGTGGCAAATGACGAAGAGCCGCGAGTTGGGCGGGTCGTCGTTCTTCGAGCGCAGATCCGTCTGCGGGTAATAATCCCGTTCTCTGTGATCGGCCATTTTACAAACGCGAACGCTACGCCACTACTGCCCGACGCCCGACTCCGACTATCGCTACCGCTACCGCCGTCCGTCGCGGCTCGCAGTCGGCTAACTACGCCAACTGAACTGATGCGAAGAAGATGGTGAGAATGGCGAGATGGTCCGCTGACGGAGGGGtgtccctccctcctccctccACCCTCCGCCTCCTTGCCCCGCAAGGCTAGCCGCGCGAGAGACCGCGGTATACTTTTTCAATCAACAACAAATgcgttttatttcattttcgcTCATTTGTGAGAAATAATCTAGGTCTATTAAAAGAATCGTTTCATTGTTCAAAGGACCGTACGTAGAAAGGATCGATATGGTTCGTTGTGCGGTGATGACTATATAATGATGATGAGCACTTGAGAGATGTATGTACGAGAGACCACCGTGGAGCTCGACAGaggattgaaaaaaaaatcaaatttcacTTAGCTCTTTGTTCCTTAATTGCAATGACAATCGTTAGAGAAAGCAGGAGACAAACCAGGCATTTTATCAGGcctttttagctgaacttgttgcacggttcatctttcctctctttcctttcacgttgaacagaaaaagaaaagataaactgCACAAGAAGTTTTAGCTAAAAAGAATAGGCTTATTGACAGGTccattaaaaagaaacaagataAATGTTCTCTTCGAACTGCATGATGTCAGACTATCTACCGTAACGAGACAGATACACCTCGTGATCGTttggaagagaaagagagagagaggagaggaggaaaGTGCAGCCGGCTTGGACTTGCGTGTTCACGCCTGACATTTAACGTGGCCTGGCGATTTGGAATTTTGTTTGTTTCGCGCGATGTTACCTCGGGGGGGAAAAAAGCCACGCTCTCTAAAGATCAGAGCGAAGGAAGACAATCCGCGAGAGAGCCGACGTTCGATCGCCGATTAGAACGCGTTCGCGTGATGTTGCGAGGCATAAAACGGGACACACGTAACGATTTGCATGATCCTGCATGGAGACTTCTTCCACTTCTCCGCGGAGTTACGCgacgaatatatatttgaactATTTCTATCGTCGTCCCTCGTATTTTTGGAATTTAACGAATAAACTCTAATTTTTTACGCTGCCGTGTCACATGTTTACATAAtcgaaatacaaataaaaactcAAGTATGTAAAACATGAAAAGTAATCATGtatatgtcatatataaatataagttgttaattttatttgtatttcgatatacgtacaatatataaagttGTATCTAAACTCGTTACGCACAGGAAAAACACGTGTGCGACCTTgacgttaaataaaaatgtggctaataatattcttaaaaaaaaaacgtcatc
The Temnothorax longispinosus isolate EJ_2023e chromosome 7, Tlon_JGU_v1, whole genome shotgun sequence DNA segment above includes these coding regions:
- the LOC139816761 gene encoding RNA-binding protein 45, which translates into the protein MADHRERDYYPQTDLRSKNDDPPNSRLFVICHKSLDEDDLRKAFEKFGKIEDIWVVKDRNTGENKGVTYIKFSKTSEAAFALEEMNGKMLGSVGRPIKVMIASNRDQGSVRETNEEERWVRLFCVLPKTMTDGELQQEFSKFGVIEYATVVKDRSTNESKGFGYVKFKKVSSAARAFEECDRKYKAVFAEPKKPKPDHNEAKYNNGLSSATYDGSSGSYGSSNFGKSSISLEIATNYSNSDGYTRLQVIAHPALNQDQLWKLFDIVPGMDYCHLKTDVRYRMPRGQAVVVYNNPSAAAYAREKFHGFEYPPGHRMIVKPDLTSPPPKSASKPGGSTTGSVASARTDLAHLAETIAQATSLIQAAGLTAPSLDHISVKLPPVQPMASIDAEVAKRCFIVCGPPVPPIYAMKDAFCRFGNLIDVYMLPGKNCGYAKYASVSSANEAIEVLHGQEICGSRLKVLEAEERNVGEDRRKRLRMDEDEN